Below is a window of Microbacterium saperdae DNA.
GTGAGCCGCCGGTCCGTCGGAAGGGCGAGCACGGCGCCATCCGACTGTCCCCACTCGACGGCGGCGCGCTGCATGAGCCCTCCGACGTGAGCGACGTGCTTCGCGCGAAGGTCATCCCAGGAGCGGCCGGACGCGGCGGCGAGCGCCCGCTCGATCTTCGGCCCCGGTGCCTCTCCTCGCCAACCGTCCGCGGCGCTCATCCTGTAGTCCGTCCGGGCATCGAGCAGCAATGTGAGCCGCGAGGCTCCCTCGACGCGCAGGCCGTTCTGCTCTGCCGTGATCGTGCCGTCGGTGTCGATGATCTTCGCCGCTGCCGCGTACTCGAGGGCATTGGCCATCCTGCCGGAGAAGCTCAACCGCCCTGCCCCGGCGTCTGCGACGGTCTGCGGGCCGTCGTCCTGGTGCGTGCTCAGGGTGAGGAGTGCCGTGAGCGACTTCTCCCGATCGGCGGTGAGTCGCACCACGATGAGATCGGCCTCGCGGCTGGCGAAGGCTTCCCGCAGGACGGTGCCGTTCGGGGTGGCGAAATGAGTGGTGTGCACGCCGACCGCGATGTCCAGCGCGCGGCGGTAGTCGACGACCGTGCGTCGACTCGCTGTGCTGAAGCCCTTGCCGGTGAAGATGATGCCGGCGATCCTGAATGCTCTCGGCGCGACGATCGTCAGTCGGTACACCGCGTACGCGGTCGTGTTGGCGAAGGCGAACTCGCGAGGACCGCGCTCGGCGAACGACTCACCGGTCCGGCTGTCGAGCGTCTTCCAGGTGAGAGCGTCGTTCGATCCCGACACGGTCCATGCGCTCGGATCGGCGCCGGCTCCCGCGGAGGGCGTGAGCACATAGCCGTCGAGGGCTCGTTTCGAGTCGGTCTCGAGCTGCCAGATGGCTCCGGAGCCCGCATCCGCCACTTCCCAGACGGTGGCGGGATCCGCATCCACACTGCCCAGAAGCGAGTCGGCGTGACCGCTGGGCGAGGACGCGAAGACAGTGCCGCTCCCCGCCAGGACGACTCCGCTGAGGGCGATCTCGGCGACCTGGAAGTGACTGACGCCCATCTTCGGCAGGAACACGAACCGGTAGAACGCGAAGGCGGCGGCGTTCGCGAAGGAGTAGTCCTTCGCGAGCTTTCGTGTCGCGAAGGGTGCTTCGGAGCGCTCGTCGAGAGTCACCCAGTCGGAACCGTCGGTGGACCCCTCGAACCTCCAGTCCTGCGGATCCCGTGCCGGCACATCGTTGGCGCTGGTCAGGGAGTATCCGGACACGACGCTGGGCTCCGCCAGCTGCGCCTGCCAGATGACCTCGGCGGGCGGGCCGTCGATGCACCATTTCGAGTCCGCGCTCCCGTCGTACGTCTGAGCGACGGTCTCGCTGCCGGAGTTGTTGTAGGGACCGCCGGGGGCGGTGACCGTGTTGGTGGCGCTGAAGCTCATCGAGAGGTCGCCGAAATCCCGGAAGGACCCGAATCCGGTGACGGACGTGTCGAAGTCTCCGTCCCAATCGTTCATCCCACCCCAGAAGCTCTGCTCGCTGAAGTGGACGATCTCGCGGTCCGGGTTGCCGAAGAGATTCGCTCCCAGTCGCGCGTTGCCGATCGGCAGCGATTGCTGCTCCCAGCTCACCGCGGGAGTGCCGTACCAGAGCGCGTGAGCCGAGAGCTCCGGGCGCGCGATGGCGCCCGCTGCGGCGACCTGAGGTCGGAAGGTCGCAGGGATCGCGCTGGCCGCGGCAGGCCGGGCGGAGAGGAACTGTGGAGCGAAAGCAGCGGCGGCCGCAAGGCCACCCAGCTGCAGTGCGCCGCGACGAGAGATCGGTTCTTTCAACATGAAAATCCTCCGGAGCATCATCGATCAGAGTGAGAATTGCCTATAAACGAGGTAATAGGCGAAACCGGTCACAATCCTTCCTGAAAATTCATCCGATGTCTAGGAGTGCTTCTCCGGGCGGGGACGCCGGCGAGGGGAGGGCGAGCGCGCGCACGACCTCTGGTTCGTCATAGCGGCGCGGGGGAGGATGGACGGATGACTGACAACCCGTACGCATCCCGGCCGTGGCTCAGCTCCTACGCGGAGGGCGTCCCCGCCGAGATCGACGAGCCGACGCAGACCCTGCCCGAGATGATGGCGGCGAGCGTGCGCTCGTTCGGCCGGCGCCCCGCCCTCGAGTTCTTCGGCGCGGTCACCTCCTACCGCGAGCTGGGCGATCAGATCGAGCGCGCCGCCGAGGGATTGCGGCGACTCGGAGTCGGCGCGGGTGACCGGGTGGCGCTCGTGCTGCCCAACTGTCCCGCACACGTCGTGGCGTTCTATGCGATTCTTCGTCTCGGCGCGATCGTCGTCGAGCACAATCCGCTCTACACGGCCCGTGAGCTGCGGCACCAGTTCGAAGACCACGGGGCCCGCGTCGCGATCGTGTGGGACAAGGTCGCCGACACGGTCGCAGGCTTCCCCGCCGACCTCACGGTCGAGCACATCGTGAGCGTCGATCTGACGGCGGCGATGCCGCTGTCGAAGCGTCTGCTGCTGCGTCTGCCGGTGCCGAAGGCGCGCGAGTCGAGGGGCAAGCTGACGGCGACGCCGAAGGCGCATCATCTGACGCCGTGGAAGAAGCTGGTCGATCACCGGAGGCTCTCGCGGCGCATCCCCGGGCCGACGCTGCACGACACCGCGCTGCTGCAGTACACGAGCGGCACGACCGGTGTGCCCAAGGGCGCGATCCTGACCCACGCGAACCTGCGTGCCAACGCGATGCAGGGGCGCGCCTGGGTGCCGGGGCTCGTCGATGGCGAGGAGACCTTCTACGGGGTGCTCCCGCTGTTCCACGCGTATGGGATGACGCTCTGCCTCACGTTCGCGATGAGCATCGGCGCGAAGCTCGTGCTGTTCCCCACGTTCGACCTCGGGCTGGTCACCGCCGCAGCGCGGACGAGTCCGCCCACGTTCCTTCCCGCGGTGCCGCCGATCTACGACCAGCTGGCACGCGCTGCTGCTCGGGGAACCATCGATCTCTCGACCGTCCGGTTCGCGATCTCGGGAGCGATGAGCCTCCCCGTCGCCACGGTACAGCGGTGGGAGGAGGCGACCGGCGGCCTGCTCGTCGAAGGCTACGGGATGACCGAGAGCTCACCGGTCGCACTGGGCAACCCGATGGGACCCACGCGCCGGCCGGGGACTGTCGGGGTGCCCTTCCCGAGTACGGAGATCCGCGTCGTCGACCCGTCAGACACCGATGTCGACGTGCCGGCCGGAGAGCGGGGCGAGCTGCTCATCCGCGGTCCGCAGGTGTTCCAGGGCTATTGGGGTCGTCGCGGCGAGACAGCCGATGTGCTGCTCGCCGACGGATGGTTGCGCACCGGCGACATCGCCGAGGTGTCGGCGGACGGTTTCGTGACGATTGTGGACCGGCTCAAGGAGCTCATCATCACCGGTGGCTTCAACGTGTCGCCCAGTGAGGTGGAGGATGCGCTGGAGGCGCATCCCGATATCGTCGCCGCGGCCGTCGTCGGTCTGCCGCGATCCAACGGCGGAGAAGAGGTCGCCGCGGCGGTCGTGCTGCGCGAGGGCGCCGAGCTCGACGCGGGTGCTCTGCGCGACTTCTGTCGCACCCGGCTCACGCCCTACAAGGTGCCCAAGCGCATCGTCGTGGTCGACGACCTTCCTCGTTCCCTCATCGGCAAGGTGCTGCGGAGGCAGGTGCGGGAGCGACTGCTGGAGGGGCGGTGAGCGGCTTCCGCCGCTCCCTCATCCGTCTGCCGTCTCGCCCAACCGGAACTCGATCCACGCGGTCGTGACCTCGCCACCGTCGAGCGAGGGGCACCGTCCGGCGGCGAGCGCCTCGGTCAGCACCGGCACATCGGATGCCTGGGGTTCGATCGCGCAGGCGATGATGCCTCCGCCGCGACTCTCGCGCAGTGCCCAGAACCAGAGGTAGGGCCAGGCGTCTCCGTCCCACGAGACCTCGGCGCGGATGTCGAGATCCGCATGCGCGATCGCGTAGCGATGCGCGGCGAGCCGCTCGCTGAAGAGCATGGCGTGCACGGCGTCGTCGGGGAAGCGGCGCAGGTCGATGACGTCTCCGGCGACCGTCGGGAACGACGCGAGAGCGCCCGTCGCCGGATCGTGCGGTGCGCTGTCGTGTGCGCCGACGACGACGGTTCCGCGCAGCGGGCCGTCGGGAACATCGATCAGGGCTCCCTGGAGGAAGGCCTCGCCGAAGGTGAGGTGCTGTCCCCAGAGGTAGGGAGTGCGGCGCGCGGAGGTGTTGGTGATGGTCTCCTCGATGCGCAGCACCGCCGCATCGGTCGACAGGGTGATGGTCTTGGAGAGTGCGAACGGCAGATCGGCGCTGACACACGAGAGCGCCACCACGATCTCCGACCCCGCCGCAGCGGTGACCTCGGCCGACCAGACGGCATGCTGCACGTCGCCGTGCGCGGTGAGCGGCCGGCCCCCGAAGTCGCACGCGACACCGGCGTTGGGGAACAGCTCATACCATCCGCCCACGGCGTACCCGCGGGATCCTGCGGGGTCCTTGTAGAGAAGATCCACGCCCGAACGGCGATCGATCAGCGCGTACAGATGGGCGCCATGGTCCACGTTGATCGAGACGGTCATCCGCTCGTTGGACAGGTGCAGGCACCGATCGCCGTCGAGGATCTCGTCGACGACCGCGAGGGTGTCGACCGGCGTCGTCACGCGGATTCGCCGACGTCGAGCCGACGGAAGTTCACGTCGAGCTGCTCCAGCCTCTCCAGGTGCGCGGGAAGCGTGTCGGTGAGGAAGGTCCCGTCGTCGGGGGTGCCCCAGACGACATCCGCGAAGACGCAGGCCCGGGGGAACGCCATGTACTCGACCTGCGCTGTGGTCGAGAGGTACTCGCTCCACAGCTGGAACTGGGAACCGAGGATCCGTGACCGCTGGGCATCGGGGATGCCGGCAGGGACGGGCTGATACGCGCGGACGGCCGCGAGGTCGAGGAGCGGGCCGTGCGCGAGAGGCTCCGTCTCTTCATCCCCCTGGTAGAAGTCGAAGTACGTGTTCTCCTGCGGAGCCATCACGACGTCGTGGCCCAGCGCCGAGGCGATGAGTCCCCCCTCCTCGCCTCGCCACGACATGACGGCCGCGGCCGGAGGCAGGCCGCCCTCGAGGATCTCGTCCCACCCGATCACGCGGCGACCGCGCTCGTGCACGAATGCGGTGATCTGGCTGAGGAACCAGCTCTGCAACTCGTCCTCGTCGGCCAGCCCCTCCTCGCGCATTCGCTGCTGTGCCTCGGCGCTGGCGCGCCACTCGTCCTTCGGGCATTCATCTGCACCCAGGTGCACGAACTCGAAGGGGAAGATCTCGAAGACGACCTCGAGCACGTCACGGCAGAACTGCAGAGTCCGATCCGATACCGAGTACACATGGGGCGAGACGCCCCATCCGCGCCCGACCTCCACTTCGGTGCCGTTGCCGAGCCAGGGGTAGGCGGCGATCGCGGCCTGTGCATGCCCGGGCATCTCGATCTCCGGCAGGACGTCGATCCCGAGCCGCGCGGCGTGCGCCACGAAGCCCTCGAGATCGGCGCGGGTGTAGAAGCCGCCGTGGCGGATGCCGTCGTGCGGCAGGTCATCCGACCACGGAGGGACGTGGCGTCCGCGCACCGTGCCGTCGCGCCAGGCGGCGACCTCCGTGAGCCTCGGATAGGCGGGGATCTCAATCCGCCACCCCTGGTCCTCGGTGAGGTGCAGATGGAACCGGTTGAACTTGTGGAGCGCGATGAGGTCGATGAAGCGATGCACGAACTCCGGCGGCATGAAATGCCGGGCGGTGTCGAGGTGCGCGCCGCGCCAGGAGAGCGCAGGGCGGTCGGCGATGCGCACCGCCGGCACAGACCACACGATGCCCGACCGGAGCTCGGGGGAGAAGGCCTCCGCGGGCAGCAGCTGCCGGATCGTCTGCACCGCGTGCAGTGCTCCGCGTCGACCGGAGGCGTGCACGAGGATCGACTGTGCGTCGACCGCGACGCGGTACTCCTCGTCGGCGAGGCTCTGGTCGACGAGGAAGCGGATGCCGCCGATGTCTCCGACCGTCAAGGGAAGACCTGTCGCCGGGCGCAGCAGCTCGCCGAGCAGCTGCGCCGCGTCGCCGAGCCCCGCATCCGCGCTGATCCTCGTCGAGGAATCGAGCACGAACGGGGGTTCCTCGCACTCGACGAGCGAGACAGGACGCGGCACGATGTGTATCGTCACGGGGCGGGCTCCTTCGCCGGATCGTCGATGAACTGCTCGGTGAACGCGACCGCACGATCGAGGAACGCGTCGACGAGGGTCTTGCCGATCTCCGGCGACGCGCGACGCGGATCACCGAGTGCGCCGTTCGCGGACCAGCGCGAGAACGGCTGCGGCAGATCGACGCGGCCGCCGGGGGAGTCGGTGAAGCCGTCGAGAGGGGCGATCTCCGCCGGTCCCGTCAGGGCATCGGTGTGGACGAGCGAGGGATCGCACTCCAGCGCGAGCGACGTCTCGATCTCGCAGGCGTGGTGATAGCGATGCCCCGGCTCGAAGTAGGCCGGGGTCAGGTCGCCGATCAGCTGCCCCCACATCAGGTGCGCCACGGAGCAGCCCAGGTCACGCCCGATCTCGCGGGCGGCGAGCCGTGTCGCATCGGTGTTGCCACCGTGCCCGTTCACGACGACGACCTTCGTGATGCCGTTCGCCACGAGAGACTCGCACACGTCGCGCAGGAACGCCAGGAGTGTGGCCGGTCGCAGGGTGAGCGTGCCGGCGAAACCGAGATGATGCTCCGACAGCCCGTACGCCAGGGGCGGGCACAGGATCGATCTCTCGCCCAGGCTCTGATCGAGGCGCCGGGCCAGCTCGGTCGCGATGGCGATGTCGGTGCGCAGATCGAGGTGCGGGCCGTGCTGCTCGGTCGCACCGATGGGGATGATCGCCACGGAGGCGCGCGCGAGCGCGCTCGCCGCCTCGACCGTGGTGAGGGTGGACAGCGCGGTCACTGGTCGTCCTCCAGCTGCAGGCGGATCGCGACGACACCCTTCGGGGGGACGCGCGCGGTGAGCGTGTGACCGGAGTACCGCACGGGGAAGGCCACATCGCCGCTCAACGACCGGGCGCCGACGATCCGCCTCTCGGCGGTGAACTGCGCATCGCGGAACCGGTACTCGGTGTTGTGCAGGATGACCTCCGCGCTCGTGTGCGAGGAGACGCCGACGACCACCTGCACGCTCGTGCTCGCTCCGGGCGTGCCGAGCGGCCCGCCGTCGCCGAGACTCGGACGGAGCACGCTCGCCGCCTGCGCCACGAGTGCGCTCGGCGGGAGCTGCATGGGCAGTTCGATCAACCAGGTCTCGATCACCTCGTCGTATTCGGACGAGGGGCGGAAGTCCTGCTGCTGGGCCGTGTGCGCGACCGCGCCGGACTCGCGTTCGGACTGGACGGTCAGTCGCCAGGAGCCGGCGAACTCCAGCGGGGTGCCCACCGGTCCCAACGAGACGACGCGGTCGTGCGACGCATGGATCTCCGCCAGGAGCTCGTCGGGGTAGAGGTCGGGTCGCAGGATCAGCACCGGTCCGCGGACGGACTGGTGCTCTTCCGCCGGGGCGACCGTGCCCACGACGGCTCCGGCACGGAACAGGCTGCTGAGGAGGGTGTGCGTGTGCGCGACGCGATCGTCGATGAACCGCTCGACCTCGGCCTCGAGCGTGCTCGGCGAGTAGAGCAGCGTGAAGCCGCCGGGGTCGACGCGTGGTGCGGCGTCGCACGTGGTGCGCAACCGGTCCAGGTGCGCCCAGACATCGGGGGAGATCCCGTCGGCGAGGCAGTAGAGGCTCGCGTCCAGGCAGGGCGTGCTCTCGGATGCGGCGGGAGCGACGGCCCGCAGCGCGGTCAGCAGGCGCTGGTCGCGCTCGAGCATCGCGGGCGCCGTGTGCACCACGTCCCACTGCTCGTAGGTGTCGTGCACCGAGACCAGCCCCGCGAGCGGAACGTGAGGGAGGTGGGCGCGGATCAACAGGACCGCGGCCATCTGCCCGTGGATCGGCGGGTACGTCGGAGCCTCCAGCATCTCCACGCCGGCTGCGACGGTCTCCAGCACGAAGCCGTCCACGCCGGCGGACACCAGCGTGCGGTAGTCGACGCCGAAGCGGTAGAGGGCTTCGAAAGGATCGCGCATCCACGCGTTGTTGAGCATGACGGTCGCCCCGAGCCGGTGCAGGCTGTCGGCCACCGTCGTCCAGAACTCCTCCCATCGCCGAGCGATGAACGAGATCCACTCCTGGCGAGCGGAGGCCCAGATCCAGGTCGCGCGCTCGGCCGTGAACCCTGCGGGAACCAGCGCTCCGCGGTGCTCCTCGAACTGCGCGATCATGTCATCCGAGAAGTCGGCCGCCCACAGCGGCAGCCGCGGGCTCGACAGTCCGTCGGCGCCGTGCAGCCCGTCGAAACCGTAGTACGCGAACACCGCGGTCAGGCCGGCGACGAGCGTGTCGACATAGGCGCTGCCGTCGGCCAGACGACCGAGCGGGTTGATCAGGCCGTGCCGTTTCGCACCGGTACGGTCGGTGACCGTGAGCTCAGGGTGATCGCGGTTCCAGCCGCCCTGCTGCGTGTGCCCGTCGAGCTCGAACTGGTAGAGGTCGAAGATCGCGAAGAACACCGCGACACCGGCATCCTGCAGTCCGCGCACGAGTCCGCGCAGCTCGGCCCTCGTCCAGTCCTGCCGGGGGCCGCGCACGGCGACCGGCCGGGCGGCGTAGGAGGTGCACTCGGTCGGGATCAGGCCGTCGTCGTCATCGGCGTGCGCGTGCACGAACTCGGCGCTGAACAGGAGCAGGGAGAGTCGCTCGGGGCGCTCGCCCATGTCGCCGAGCACGGCGCCGACGCCGAAGTCGGGGAGCGTGTTGTCGAACCCGATGAGTTCGATCCAGACGTGCTTCGCCGGGGAGGCGGCACGACCGTTCTCGAGGGAGGAGGACGGCATCGGTGACTATCCCTTCACGCCGGTGACGACGACGCCCTGGATGAACCACTTCTGCGCCACGGCGAACAACGCGATGCAGGGCAACATCGAGAACAGCGTCGCAGCCATCATGAGCGGGAAGTTCTGGCTCTGCGCGCCGACGAAGTTGCTGATGCCGAGCGAGAGCGGGAACTTGTCCTGCGACTGCAGGAAGATGAGCGGACCGAGGTAGTCGTTCCAGTACTGCAGGAAGGCGAAGAGTCCGACGATCATCAAGGCCGGCTTCGAGAGCGGCAGGATGATGGTGAGGAAGATCCGGACCGATCCTGCTCCGTCGATGCGGGCAGCCTCGTCGAGCTCCAGCGGGATGTTCAGGAAGAACTGACGCAGCAGGAAGGTGTTGAACGGTGCCGCGAAGAAGGCCGGCACCAGGATCGGGAGATAGGTGTCGATCCAGCCGATGTTGCTGAAGATGATGTACGACGGGACCACCGTCACCCAGATCGGCACCATCATCGTGCTCAGCATCAGGAAGAACAGCGGCTCGCGGAAGCGGAAGCGGAAGCGTGCGAATCCGTAGGCGGCGCAGGCGCTGCTGATCACGCTGCCGGCGACGCCGACGACCGTGAGCACGATCGTGTTCCAGGTGTAGGTCAGGAACGGCGCCTCGGTGAAGATGTCCGCGAAGTTCGCCCAGTCGATCGGGTTCGGGAACCACTTGATCGGGTACTCGTACACCTGATCGGGCGTCTTCAGGCTGGTGCTCAGCATCCAGAAGAACGGCACCATGTACATCACGCAGCCGACCGCGAGCACGGCGTAGGTGATGACCATGATCATGCGACGTCGACTGGTGCGGCTCATGGGCGCGGCGTGCTGCTTGCGGCGCGGTTCCTCGGCGAGCGGCGCGGGCGAGGAACGCGGCTTCTCGGTGATGGTCATCGGTTCTTTCCTCGGTCGGCGGCGTAGAAGACCCAGCGGCTGGAGGTGCCGTAGAAGATCGCCGTGATGATCAGGATGATGGCGAAGAGCACCATCGACAGCGCGCAGGCGTAGCCGAGACGCAGGTCCTTGAACGCCGTGTCGTAGATGTACAGCGAGAAGAAGTAGGAGCCGTAGTCCGGTCCACCCTTCGTCATCACGAACGCCTGGGTGAAGATCTGGAAGGTGCCGATCAGTCCGAGGATGAGCTGCAGCAGGATCACCGGCGACATCATCGGCAACGTGACCGCGCGGAAGGTGCGCCACCAGCCGGCTCCGTCGAGACCGGCGGCCTCGTAGAGCTCCGTGGGGATGCCCTGCAGCCCTCCGAGGTAGATGATGATCGACGAGCCCACGGCCCACAACTGCATGATGACGATCGCCGGGATGACCCAGGTCTGGCTCGTGAGCCAGGGGATCCCCGGGATCCCGACGAGATTCAGAACGCCGTTGATGACGCCGAAATCACGATGGAAGACGAAGCCCCAGAGCACCGTGACCGCGACGCCGGAGAGCACGGACGGCAGGTAGTAGATCGTGCGGAAGACGCCCATGCCGACGAACTTCTGGTTCATCAGCATGGCGATCCCGAGGCCGAGGATCAGACTGAGCGGCAGATACAGCGCCACGAAGATGAACGTGACCTTGAGGGACTGCCAGAACAGCGGATCGTCGGTGAAGATCTTGGTGTAGTTGTCGAAGCCGATCCAGACCGGAGCACCTCCTCCTGACCAGTCGGTGAACGACAGGTAGATCGCGACGCCGATCGGGATCGCCGAGAAGAGCAGGAAGCCGATCAGCCACGGCTGGATCCAGAGGAACCCGGC
It encodes the following:
- a CDS encoding carbohydrate ABC transporter permease; translated protein: MTITEKPRSSPAPLAEEPRRKQHAAPMSRTSRRRMIMVITYAVLAVGCVMYMVPFFWMLSTSLKTPDQVYEYPIKWFPNPIDWANFADIFTEAPFLTYTWNTIVLTVVGVAGSVISSACAAYGFARFRFRFREPLFFLMLSTMMVPIWVTVVPSYIIFSNIGWIDTYLPILVPAFFAAPFNTFLLRQFFLNIPLELDEAARIDGAGSVRIFLTIILPLSKPALMIVGLFAFLQYWNDYLGPLIFLQSQDKFPLSLGISNFVGAQSQNFPLMMAATLFSMLPCIALFAVAQKWFIQGVVVTGVKG
- a CDS encoding carbohydrate ABC transporter permease encodes the protein MTAAPPQVSTAGLPPQPTAAAQARRPSGVRKTSPHARREARAGFLWIQPWLIGFLLFSAIPIGVAIYLSFTDWSGGGAPVWIGFDNYTKIFTDDPLFWQSLKVTFIFVALYLPLSLILGLGIAMLMNQKFVGMGVFRTIYYLPSVLSGVAVTVLWGFVFHRDFGVINGVLNLVGIPGIPWLTSQTWVIPAIVIMQLWAVGSSIIIYLGGLQGIPTELYEAAGLDGAGWWRTFRAVTLPMMSPVILLQLILGLIGTFQIFTQAFVMTKGGPDYGSYFFSLYIYDTAFKDLRLGYACALSMVLFAIILIITAIFYGTSSRWVFYAADRGKNR
- a CDS encoding creatininase family protein, with translation MTALSTLTTVEAASALARASVAIIPIGATEQHGPHLDLRTDIAIATELARRLDQSLGERSILCPPLAYGLSEHHLGFAGTLTLRPATLLAFLRDVCESLVANGITKVVVVNGHGGNTDATRLAAREIGRDLGCSVAHLMWGQLIGDLTPAYFEPGHRYHHACEIETSLALECDPSLVHTDALTGPAEIAPLDGFTDSPGGRVDLPQPFSRWSANGALGDPRRASPEIGKTLVDAFLDRAVAFTEQFIDDPAKEPAP
- a CDS encoding aldose epimerase family protein: MTTPVDTLAVVDEILDGDRCLHLSNERMTVSINVDHGAHLYALIDRRSGVDLLYKDPAGSRGYAVGGWYELFPNAGVACDFGGRPLTAHGDVQHAVWSAEVTAAAGSEIVVALSCVSADLPFALSKTITLSTDAAVLRIEETITNTSARRTPYLWGQHLTFGEAFLQGALIDVPDGPLRGTVVVGAHDSAPHDPATGALASFPTVAGDVIDLRRFPDDAVHAMLFSERLAAHRYAIAHADLDIRAEVSWDGDAWPYLWFWALRESRGGGIIACAIEPQASDVPVLTEALAAGRCPSLDGGEVTTAWIEFRLGETADG
- a CDS encoding beta-N-acetylhexosaminidase — translated: MTIHIVPRPVSLVECEEPPFVLDSSTRISADAGLGDAAQLLGELLRPATGLPLTVGDIGGIRFLVDQSLADEEYRVAVDAQSILVHASGRRGALHAVQTIRQLLPAEAFSPELRSGIVWSVPAVRIADRPALSWRGAHLDTARHFMPPEFVHRFIDLIALHKFNRFHLHLTEDQGWRIEIPAYPRLTEVAAWRDGTVRGRHVPPWSDDLPHDGIRHGGFYTRADLEGFVAHAARLGIDVLPEIEMPGHAQAAIAAYPWLGNGTEVEVGRGWGVSPHVYSVSDRTLQFCRDVLEVVFEIFPFEFVHLGADECPKDEWRASAEAQQRMREEGLADEDELQSWFLSQITAFVHERGRRVIGWDEILEGGLPPAAAVMSWRGEEGGLIASALGHDVVMAPQENTYFDFYQGDEETEPLAHGPLLDLAAVRAYQPVPAGIPDAQRSRILGSQFQLWSEYLSTTAQVEYMAFPRACVFADVVWGTPDDGTFLTDTLPAHLERLEQLDVNFRRLDVGESA
- a CDS encoding long-chain-fatty-acid--CoA ligase, which encodes MTDNPYASRPWLSSYAEGVPAEIDEPTQTLPEMMAASVRSFGRRPALEFFGAVTSYRELGDQIERAAEGLRRLGVGAGDRVALVLPNCPAHVVAFYAILRLGAIVVEHNPLYTARELRHQFEDHGARVAIVWDKVADTVAGFPADLTVEHIVSVDLTAAMPLSKRLLLRLPVPKARESRGKLTATPKAHHLTPWKKLVDHRRLSRRIPGPTLHDTALLQYTSGTTGVPKGAILTHANLRANAMQGRAWVPGLVDGEETFYGVLPLFHAYGMTLCLTFAMSIGAKLVLFPTFDLGLVTAAARTSPPTFLPAVPPIYDQLARAAARGTIDLSTVRFAISGAMSLPVATVQRWEEATGGLLVEGYGMTESSPVALGNPMGPTRRPGTVGVPFPSTEIRVVDPSDTDVDVPAGERGELLIRGPQVFQGYWGRRGETADVLLADGWLRTGDIAEVSADGFVTIVDRLKELIITGGFNVSPSEVEDALEAHPDIVAAAVVGLPRSNGGEEVAAAVVLREGAELDAGALRDFCRTRLTPYKVPKRIVVVDDLPRSLIGKVLRRQVRERLLEGR